AGTGATGCTATTAAAGCGCGTGGGATTTGTCGTTGCTGTTGGCCTGCTCATCGTAGCGGTTGTGGAAACTTGCTCCGGTCAATGACGCGGGGCGATTGCCAAATGAGCTGGCACGACTGGAGAAATCCGTATGAGCACCACTGAAAGCGAGTTAAAAAAGGCGGTTCGCGACGCCGAGGAAAGAGTACAAATCCTGAGAGAAAAACTCCTCGAATTTACCGCAAACATTAAATATGACGATCAGAGCCATACTGTTCCAGAATCTGATAACGAGAAATGGATCAAAGTGTCCACCGAGCTCGAAGAAACGGAAGCCGCGTTAACAGACGCGCAGTCGGAGTTGCTCTATTTCATCAGCGGCAATCGCTGACCAAAAACTTGGTCCACTACAACAATTTCCACTGGCACGATTAATTATGAGCCAGGGACGGCCCTCTAAAGACCCTGTAGGACATGTCAGATGGCCCAATGCACGAATGATCGTCCTGAACCCCTACCCGACATATATCTAACTCGTAGCCCCGCTTCTTGCGGGGCTTTTCTTTTGGGCTATGTCCGCTTTGCACCCGATAGCTGCCGTTGAGATGGTAGAGTCTTGAACGGCGAGAATCGACTGCGATTTCAGTCGGTCGAAAATCTATCACTTGACCTGCCGCTCTTAGGCGAAAGCGACTGCTCAAGAGCGGGAAGATGCTTTATCGTTGGTTTTCCGTAATACGAGATATCGTCATGTATCAGCCGGTTTAATAATGTTTTCCATTAATGCATGCCCCATGCCCGAAGGCGCTCTTCTGAACCAGTACCGCAATAGATCGCCATCCGAAGATGCTGAAGCCTATACTGATTGTTTTTCAGTGGACATCGATGGGGCGGTGGTACTCTCCGAATTCGTGTTCTCGTTCTACACCACGCCGGTGTTCAAGCTAGAACGTGCAATCCTAAAGCACCTCGCTGCCAAACCGTCGTCTGACTATGAGGCCAAACAACTATCAGACGGTTCGATCGACGCATTCGCGGCTTGGACTGTGGAACAGCGGACAGAAGAACAACTATTGATGCGCGACTATCGAGGGCGAACCCGATCCTGGTTTATGGTTTCACCGATAGTAGCTACTGGCCAACCCAAGACGCTGTTATTTTTTGGTTCAGCGGTCGTTCCAGTAGAGAATAGAAAAACTGGTAAGCTCGAGATTGGCAGCGGATTCAGCCTCCTGCTTGGATTTCACAAACTGTATTCGAAAATATTGTTGTATTCAGCCAAACTGCGCTTGGCAAAAATGCGCACGTAAGATCAACAATTATATTGTGGCAGCCCGGAGTCGGGTAGAGTGTCGCCTTTAATCCCAACTATTGCCCGATATGATGAGGGAGCCGTGACATGACGAAAATTGTCTTGTATTACAACCAGAACTGCCCCGATTGCGTACGACAAGCAAAACGAACGGCTCAAATGGATTGGTTTCGCCGAGTTGACCTATCAACAGAGAACTCACCGCTAGGGGAAACCCCCGTCGGTGAGATCGTTGTTGTTGATAGAAAAAGCAGTAAAGTCTTTACAGGGGTCTACGCAACGCGCATATTGTGCCTGCAGGTGCCCGCGTATTTTCTGTACGGTCTTCTTCTCTTCCTACCGCTGGTAAGGGATAAGGTCGGCGGTCAAAAGCCGGGATGTAATGGCGACGCCTGTGAAATTTGAAAAATATGCGTTGCTTGCAATAATTGCGTTACATCTGATTGTGCAAGTTACTCATGGGTATAGTCATTCTGTCGCAGGTGTAGAACACACGTCACTGCAACTAGTATTCATTCTATTAGTGATCACAGTCGCGCCCCTGGCCGCCGCATATATTTCCTGGACGGGCAACATTCGAAATGGCGCTGACCGATAAGCAACGTGCTGTTATCAATGGAGTAATAACCGGCGCGATTATAACCATAGTGGTGCTCAGCGCCGGAATCGCATTCATCCCGACATCATTAACACCGGACTCCACTGTAGGCGAGCGACTGGCCTTCACGTTGAAGGCGGATATTTTAGTAATAGTGTGGCTGGTCCGTTGTATTGGCATGGTAGGGCAACACCGGTTTCACACACCTGAAGACATCAATGGCGCAGGCCTGACCACTGGAACGCCGCAAGCGAAAGTACTGCAGGCCACACTGCAGAATACGCTTGAACAAGCGTTACTCGCGATTGTGGTGCATTTGATATGGGCCGTTGTCATGCCGGTATCCTGGATTTCAGGGGTTTTGGCAGCAGCAGGGCTATTCTTCGTTGGCCGCTGGCTGTTCATCCGTCGTTATGAAGGCGGTGGGCCTTCACGTGCATTGGGATTCGCGCTCACGTTTTACCCGTCGCTCGTTATGCTGCTGATCACGATCATTATGATTGTGGTGAGATTGGTGACCTGAATAATTCTGTATATGGCAGCTAACGATTGTCGCACGGTAGGTTCTCGGCAAGTTCGCGCTTCGATCTCCGAGTGACCAAAACTGGCCGAAAGCGGACATTCAATCTTCATCAGTATGCGAAGCTACTTGCGGGCGTACGTGGTCGTTCCTAATTTGCAGCTTCGGCCCGCACCTCAATCCTAAATGATGCCGCCTTGACAGTATCGGGCCCTGCTGTTGGAGCGCCGGGTTCGCCTTGCGTCAGCCGCTTGAACGCGAAGTCCAGTGTCTGGCCCCTTCCCACGTAGTACACCCCTGGCGCGGTGGGCGCTTGGCTAGTCCAGTCAAAGCTGCCGCTCGGTTCGGAATTTGGCTTGACGGAGTTGGCCATTCCCTTCCATAAACCCTGATTCGGAGGCCAGGCACCTCGATCGGCCGCATCGGGCACCCACGCGATATAAATCTGCACATTGCAACCTGGGCATTTACCGGGGTCGGTTACAGGTCCGATCTCCCAGTTCCCTGTCATTTGTACCGTGGCGCCTGGCGACACTACCGCCGTATTACCCGAGAACCGGCCGTCGCTCACCGACTGAATAGCCGTGTTCCAGAAACGGACCGAGCCACGGTGCATGCCATACACAACGTCTGTGCCCGGTTCAAGTACGACCGAAGCCTTAAACGGCGGCGGATCTGCGGGAGTGGCCGTCAGGTATTCAGGCCTGCCGGCTATATAATTGATTTCCGACTTCTTACGACCGTCTTCAAACCATTCGGTCTCGACGCCCTCTTTCTTGCCGTGGACGACGGTACCCTCTAATTTCTTTTGACCATTTTCGTACCAGTAGGTCACGAGGCCTTCTGTCACACCGAAAACCTTCCTGTACTCAACTTCTTTCTGTCCGTTTTCGTACCATTGAGTCGTTTGGCCGTCTTCCGTGTCATCGCCAACCGTTGAAACGCGCTCCCTTTGTCCATTCTCGTACCAGAGGGTTTCCTGCCGCTTTCCATTGACCCAACGTTGTTCGGCTCTTAGTTGACCATTGGCGTGTTCGCTCCCCAGTTCTTCGGCGTATTCAACTTGTGTTCCGTCGACAAATTTCTCTTCAATGAAGGCTTGCCCATTGCCCGTCCAACGAATCACCTCGCCCGTGAACTTGCCGGACTGGTAGCTTCCCTGAAATTCGACCTGTCCTTTGTCGTTCCACTTTGTCGAGGGGCCCTCCTGTTTTTCTTGCCCATGCACGTAGTTGTCTTCGGATTTTTTCAGTCCGTTCCAGTAACCGGTGGTCACCAGACCATGCGGAACGCCATCAACCAGCATCGCTTCCTGCTGCAGGTTGCCGTTTTCGTACCAGGACGCAGAGATACCGTTGGGCACTCCATCGACGAGGGTGCTCTCTGTTGCCTTATGCCCATTTTGGTAATAATCCGTTCTCAGCCCGGTGAGGATCCCGTCAACATAGTTCGCTTCGGTCTTCTTTTGCCCATCTTGGTAATAGTCAGTTCTTAGTCCTGCGGGCCTTCCGCTTTCGAAGCTTCCCGAAAACTGCATTTCACCGTTAGCCCACCATCGGGTCGTCAGACCCGCGGGCTTCCCGTCAACATAGTGCACTTCGGACTTCTTTTTCTTACGCGAGCAGACTTCCCGGATCAAACCTGAGAAAGGAGTATCAGAACCAAGTTTATAGATCAGTCCGTCTTGTCGTCTCTCAGTCTGCTCGACGTCGATCGCCTTGCTGTCTCTGGCGACGGCAGCCTTGGATCCACCGCTTATTTGCAAGGCCTCTTCCGCCTCAGCATGAAGTGTTAACTTCGTGCTGCTTTCATCCCAGGTTGTTTCACCTTGACCGCGCCCGTTGACGAACATCTCTTGAGATTTCATTTGACCGTTCGCGTACCACGTTGTGGCTGCCCCTGTCCCGCCGTCCCTGCGCGAGAACGTGTCTTCGGCTCTTATCTGGCCGCTCTCGTACCAGCTTGTTTCACCTTGACCGTGCCAATTGACGAAGGTCTCTTGAGTTTTCATCTGGCCGTTTTCGTACCACTCTGTAACAAGCCCGTCAGGACCTCCACCATTCGTGTTTTGGTCCGATTTCATTTGCCCATTCTCGTACCATTCCGTTATATGACCTTTAAGGCTGCGATCGACTTTTGTTTCCCGTTTCTTCTGTCCAGTCGGGAACCATTCAGTCGTCGAGCCGTCCGAACGACCGTCAACGATGTTTGCAGCCGCCTTTGTCTGTCCGTGTGCGTATTTCTCGATGACCAGTCCAGTAAAAAGTTCTTCAGGACCTTTCTTGAAGAAGAGCACCTCGCGCCTTTTCTCCACCTGGTCCGAGCTTATGGAAGACGTTGAACTAGCGGCACTTGTTTCCGGGGCTGATTCGCCTTCACCGCAGCCACTGCCAGACTGATGCTGCATATTGCCCGCCTCATCCCACTCCGCGGAACATTGCTTCTTTCCGTTGCTGAGCCAATGCGTCGATTTCATCTGCCCATTTTCGTACCACTCGGTTACATACACCGACTTATCGGCACTGCGTTTCGCTTCACGCGATTTCTGCCCGTTTCTGTACCAGCCGACGGTACGGACAGGGAGCCCTAGCTCGACTTGAATTGAGGATTCCTTTTCTCCGCTCGGGTAGTAGTCGACGACGGCGCCTGTGTACGGCGTATCAGAGCCTTTCTCGTAATAAACATTCATCCGTTTCTGGTCGACCTCGTCGACCGTAACCGACACCGGGGTTGAGTTCGAAGAGTTGCTGGGGTTGCTGCCGCATCCGGCGACAAAACTGAACAAAACCAACGTGCCGAGAACAATAAGCGCTTTCATTTTCGTTTCCCCAATGATGAGAATTCACTTTCGGATGAGATTTTGAGTTCTTGAACCTGACAGACTATACCAGTTGGAAAATGAATCGAACGTGAACGACCGCTCGCTTCGGTGATAATCGACAGATTCTTAGATGAGATCGCAAGTGCGATTGAACGGCCGCTTCTGGCCGAAAGCGGACAACAGTAGAACCACGCTCAAGTAAGGTGAGAGACTAGCCAGTAGAGAAAAATAAGGATCAATACCGTCACAAGTATTGCTGCCACCACTGGAAAAAAGATAGCCCAAGACATACTGCCACCTTCCGAGTTACTTCTTAAGTGTAGGAGAAGATTGGTCAATTTGCGTCACCATATAACCTGAACCTCTACGGATTTCATGCCGTTTTTCTACCGCGACGGGAAAAGTAGACCCGAACGACACATTTGAGGGCACTGTACGCGATTTTTGATGACACCTAAAACACCTTAACCTATTGATTGTATTGGTATTTATCGCCTAAAAAGGCAATATGAGTGATTTTCAGATCGAAGTTTTTCCCTTATATAAATCAATGACTTACAAGGGGCTAAATTTAGCGTCTGATCGGGTCCAAACCTGATTCGAGACTTGGCTTGGCTGATCTGCATATTCCGGTTTCGGCTGCCGAGGGCCATACAGGCTTTCATGCGGGAGTGGATCAAGCGACTGGGGTAAACTAAAATGTCTCGGCTAATCTTGGCAAAGGTTTGAGCTATGTTGCTAAAAGAAAAAAAATCCACGCACCTTGTCGAAATTCTGGATCTGGAAGAACTTTTCTCTCCCTACAAAGACTCCGTGTCGGGCAGTCTCCAGTACGGTGAGGAAGCACAGGATCCTGAACAGTTCATCAAGTCTGAGCTTTGTTTTCCTTCTGGCGAAGACTTACCTCGTTGTTGGACGGACCCGCACTACCGGGACGAGGAATTGCGCCGTTGATTCGGCTCTCTTATGTGCGAATGGTGGTCATGGCTCTGCCATATGTTCTGACGATGACGACCACTGGATTCCTGGCGATCGTTTATTTTCTGTAATCGGGCTTCAAATGATTTAACTTGTCAATACCGAGCCTTTCATCTGCCCGGGAGGATCGCGGCCAAGAGCATCTCTTCTCAATCCCGCCAGAAGTACTTAAACCGGTTGGCTGGTGGTATCGCTTACCAGTGTGGCGCCTAGATGCCGTTTAGGGGAGGAGGAGTCCATACCATTGCTTTGTGTTGCGTCGACCGGTTGAAATCGCAACCCAAAGCGGACACTCATTAACGGTTAATATTCACGCTATCGCTGGGAGGCCGCGTCCAGGTCTTTCAGAAACCCGTTGAAACCCTTGGTAAGCTGTCCGTCCAGGGCAACGTAACCTATGATCTGCCCGAGTAAGCCAAACTTCGGCTTGTAGGCGTAGTTGACGCTTACCTCGGTAGCGTCGTCCGTAGGGCTAAGAACGAATGTGACTTCACCGTGGGCGATAGGCAGTTTTTTCGCCGAGTCGATGCTGATGACCATGCGGCGTGTATCGTCCCATTCTTTGACGGTTTCTTCGAGTTCGCCAAATGGGGCCAGATCGCAGTGCCGTTGTGCGCCTACGCCGCCCGTGCTGTCGGACGTCGCGAATGACTTCGTGACACCTGTGTTCCACGTCGCAATGTTCGGGAAGTCGGCGAGCACCGCCCAGACTTTTGCAGGTGCCGAGGGGATTCGCCTGCTTACTTTGATCGATCGCATCTTCGGTGTACTCCTTGGTTTCGATATCGGGCGGCGACGATACGCAATATTTAGGTGATATTAGCGGCCTGCCGATGTTAAGTGAAGCGCCATTCCGCGACGCTCGTGGTGTCCCAAAACACCGCCTCCCAGGCTTGGGCTGACATTGGGTCCAGTCCTTGGGGAGCTATCGGCCTACTAGCCGTCGGAACGAGTATTTCCGAATTGGAAAACCAAGTTTAGCAGTGTACTTTCCAAGCTACGTTAGAAGCGAACGGCCGGTATTGGCCGAAAGCGGACATTCCGGAAGTGCTGATCTAGACTGCTTCTAATGTCCGCTTACGACCCAAAGCGGACATCGTGCGTGCGAGCAATTAGACTGTAAGAATTGGAAATCTAGGGGGAGGCCACCATGCTCCACTCGCGCCCCATCTGGTTCGCACTCGTCCTTGTGACATTGGTGCTGTTGAATACCGCCGCCGCCCAAGACGACGACTTGCGCATCATCGAGTTCGAGACCACCGAGGTCACGGCTCCCCATGTGGTTGTTTCCCCCGATGGGGAATTTCTGATCCTCACACTTCTCGGCAAACTGTTTCGCTTGTCAAGCGAAGGCGGTGAGGCAATGCAACTCACCTTTGGACCCTATTTTGATACCGACCCCGTGATCTCCCCCGATGGCAGTCTCCTAGCCTTTACGTCAGACCGGGACGGGAGCGAAGGCAACATCTTTCTGCTGAATCTGTCGTCCGGAGAAATCCGCCAAGTCACCCATGAGCTGTCCGCCGCCCGGCCAGCGTGGACTAAGGATGGCGAGGGCCTCGTATATCTGAGTTTCACTCGCCAGGCCCGCGACTCGCCTCAGCCCTGGAAAGTCGGAGAGAGTCCGACACCGACCACGCCGGCCGTCATACGCCGGCTAGTGGTGCATGGGGAGGGGGACGTGGAAGCGGTCACGGTGGACCCCCAGCTCATCCGGGCCGTATTTTTCCTGCCTGACGGTCGTTTGGCATGGACGGTGATCGAGCCGAAATCGGATGATTGGAATTCCAACCCGGAAGCCACTACCCGAGTCGAGGTGATGGATGAAGGGGGCACCCTATCGACCCTTCGGACGATTGCCGGTTACCCCGATTGCTTCGCAGCCAGCCCCACCGGCGACGGGCTCTACTACCGGCGCTCGCATGTGTTCTGGGATTCGTGGGTTCCCGCCTCGGAGGACTTGGTGTTCGTCCCTGTCCAAGAGGGACCCGAGATCTTCATCGCTCCATTATCGCGGCGACGGGGCTGGGCCCGGCGGTTTGCACCGGCACCGGAGAACGGAGACATCTATTTGGGTGAAGCAGGACGAATCTGGAAGATCGATGTGTCGAGTGGCGCCTGGGAGCCCATACCCTTCCGCGCGAAAGTCAG
This window of the Pseudomonadota bacterium genome carries:
- a CDS encoding acetyltransferase, with product MLLKEKKSTHLVEILDLEELFSPYKDSVSGSLQYGEEAQDPEQFIKSELCFPSGEDLPRCWTDPHYRDEELRR
- a CDS encoding SRPBCC family protein, encoding MRSIKVSRRIPSAPAKVWAVLADFPNIATWNTGVTKSFATSDSTGGVGAQRHCDLAPFGELEETVKEWDDTRRMVISIDSAKKLPIAHGEVTFVLSPTDDATEVSVNYAYKPKFGLLGQIIGYVALDGQLTKGFNGFLKDLDAASQR
- a CDS encoding MAPEG family protein, which encodes MALTDKQRAVINGVITGAIITIVVLSAGIAFIPTSLTPDSTVGERLAFTLKADILVIVWLVRCIGMVGQHRFHTPEDINGAGLTTGTPQAKVLQATLQNTLEQALLAIVVHLIWAVVMPVSWISGVLAAAGLFFVGRWLFIRRYEGGGPSRALGFALTFYPSLVMLLITIIMIVVRLVT
- a CDS encoding toxin-antitoxin system YwqK family antitoxin, whose translation is MKALIVLGTLVLFSFVAGCGSNPSNSSNSTPVSVTVDEVDQKRMNVYYEKGSDTPYTGAVVDYYPSGEKESSIQVELGLPVRTVGWYRNGQKSREAKRSADKSVYVTEWYENGQMKSTHWLSNGKKQCSAEWDEAGNMQHQSGSGCGEGESAPETSAASSTSSISSDQVEKRREVLFFKKGPEELFTGLVIEKYAHGQTKAAANIVDGRSDGSTTEWFPTGQKKRETKVDRSLKGHITEWYENGQMKSDQNTNGGGPDGLVTEWYENGQMKTQETFVNWHGQGETSWYESGQIRAEDTFSRRDGGTGAATTWYANGQMKSQEMFVNGRGQGETTWDESSTKLTLHAEAEEALQISGGSKAAVARDSKAIDVEQTERRQDGLIYKLGSDTPFSGLIREVCSRKKKKSEVHYVDGKPAGLTTRWWANGEMQFSGSFESGRPAGLRTDYYQDGQKKTEANYVDGILTGLRTDYYQNGHKATESTLVDGVPNGISASWYENGNLQQEAMLVDGVPHGLVTTGYWNGLKKSEDNYVHGQEKQEGPSTKWNDKGQVEFQGSYQSGKFTGEVIRWTGNGQAFIEEKFVDGTQVEYAEELGSEHANGQLRAEQRWVNGKRQETLWYENGQRERVSTVGDDTEDGQTTQWYENGQKEVEYRKVFGVTEGLVTYWYENGQKKLEGTVVHGKKEGVETEWFEDGRKKSEINYIAGRPEYLTATPADPPPFKASVVLEPGTDVVYGMHRGSVRFWNTAIQSVSDGRFSGNTAVVSPGATVQMTGNWEIGPVTDPGKCPGCNVQIYIAWVPDAADRGAWPPNQGLWKGMANSVKPNSEPSGSFDWTSQAPTAPGVYYVGRGQTLDFAFKRLTQGEPGAPTAGPDTVKAASFRIEVRAEAAN